A stretch of DNA from Takifugu rubripes chromosome 15, fTakRub1.2, whole genome shotgun sequence:
AGCAACCAGGACTCGGAGCTGCTGTACCTGCAGCAGGGCGCAGCGAGGGTGAGCAACAGAGCCTCGCTGGCACACATCAGCGGCTATTAAACAATTAAACCTGTTCAGGAAGTGAGATTAGAGTGAAAACAGTCAGAATTGCGACCCTCCTTGTACATGTGGGTCTCGGGTTTGGAATTAtctcctggaaaacctggaataTGGTGAACGTCTCACGATGAAAACACCCTGAGGTGTTTTCTGTCCTCACCCTGAGATTATGACATAGGTACACCTTTAACACCACATTCAAGGCCTTTCAGCAGGTAAAAGCTGTGTTTGTTTAGGGGGTGGGTCCGACTTTAACGCCCGAAACATCAGACATGTCGGCGGATGATGTCTCGTTCAGGTGattctgttttctgctgctttccaaCCAGTTTCAGccgtgaaacacacacatttctgttgtGATGGGAGTAACGGGCGCCGTGATTGGCTGCAGCCAGGAGTGGCCTGGTCACACGGTCTCACGCCGCGGTTGGCGCCGGTTGAGGCCGTTTTTGTCTCATCCTAAACccgtctccacctcctccggcTCTGCTTTACAGTCGCTGCTGTTCCCGGAAGTCGGGTGGAGGCCTGTTTGTCCTGACATGTTAGCGTGCCGCTTCAGCATTTCTTGAGGGGGATTTGAACTCGTTTTCTTTGTTTGGACTCACTGACGAGGTGGCAAACAGACGCTTCTCACTCCCAGTTTGGCATTGGTGGAGTTGATGGTTAAAATGAGCCGCCCGGTTACCTGTTGGACGCTGGCGGGAGACGTTACTGGGTGCAGACGGGCACCCAGGCGGCTCCTGACTGGGTCATCTGCACCCAATGGAACAGAAAAGTCACCTGTGTCCCTCAGGTCTAAACCCATggaccagtaaaaccagcataCCTGCCTGGCTTCAGCTGGGAAGGAAGAgggctgatgtgtgtgtgtgtgtgtgtgtgtgtgtgtgtgtgatatgtcTGAATGAAGCCGCAGGTGTGGTAAAGGTGTAACACTAGACTTTAAAAGAGCCGAGATCTGCTTTATCTCCTGGCTGATTAGGGTTTACGAGGCTTGTCCCTCTTCTTGCCCTGCGTcgagctcacttcctgtcccgccAGGTGGCCACGCCTGGACTTTTGCCCCCACGGGCGGTTTCAGGTGATCTGTTCCGTGGAAACGAGACACGCCCTTTTTCAAAGGCAGGCGCATTCCTCAGGTGTCCCCCGAAGACATctgtcctccaccagcagctgaatTCATCCTCTTATCAGGAAGACTCgcatgttgtttttcctttcaatGCTTCCTAAAATAACAGATTTATCAATGATTGTCTTGGTCTGTGCGTTGCCGTAGCGACCAGCTAAGGTGTGGAGCGCCCCCTAAAGGGCAGCTGCAGTACAAGGTTAAAGACAGCCTGATGGAAGCAGAGCAGCGTCCAGACCTGCCGCTTCCTCCCTGGACGTttgtctgatgctgctgctgagcgacAGCCCAGAGCCGTCCTGGGCGGAGCTTCACTGGTCTTCTCTGTGCTTGCAGAGCCTCAGCAGGAACTCGTCCTCGGTGTTCAGCCAGTCGTCCAGTTCCCTCAAGAGTCCGGAGCCGAGCGTGGAAGAGGCGAGTATCAACTGAAGCACCGGCGCACCGAAACAAAGCCGCATTCACTGCGGGCCGTTAATCTGAGCAGGAACCACATTCTTTGGGAGGaaaccacagaaacacagaagacccccccccccaacaccacacacacacaacccccccggTTTAGAAGTGTGGAGGAAACGTTCTGTCCGTCAGAGAGAAAGAACTCATTCAAACTGTGAAACAAAGAGGCTAAAGAACAGTTCAGGCGCCTTGAAAGTGGATAAAAACAAGCTGATGCGCTGACTGACCCCCGCCCGCCCCCCTGGGGGGGGGCCCCCGTGTTTCTGTGGTATTGTGCCGCGTCGTCCTGCGGCGACATGTTGtccagctgttccagctgttgCTCGTCTTTAATCACTTTGagtcattttctctttctggGAAAAAAACGGCGCCTTCTGCGCCGGGCGGCTCCTCCCCCAACAGTGACAAACTGAGGGCGGCTGTTTTCTGGGTGTGTCTGTGCAGCGAGTGGGCGGCGACATtcctctcacctgcagcccGTGGCCTCACGCCCCCGTCCGCAGGGCggggccacgaggccgcctgtCGCGTCCTGACATGAGAAAGTTTAAGTGTTTTTGCAGAGAGGATCAAAGTGTCACAGGGACATTAAAGAAGACTTCAAAGGGATCAAAGCGGGTCGCAGTTGCAGATGCAAAGAACTTTTAGGCAGCTTTgactctcctcttccttctctgtcttCGTCATGTCGCGGTTCTGTGACGCTAAATGTTATCAGTTAAGGTCAAAAGGTGGCGTTCTGTGAGAGTTTCACTGCTTAACCGCACACATACCTGACAGATGAGTGGGCGTGTCTGCTGACAGGATGCTAAAGAAGCGCCAGAACATGAACGCTGCTCCTGAGACATCAAAGGAATTCAGCTCATAAATCATGCTTTAAACTAAGCCCCGCCCTCTCCGAAGCCCAAATTCACGTTTGGTCGTTGCTTGTTTTCATAGAGacgcaccttttttttttagtttcaatCTCGTTAAAATCATGTCGGTCCGCTAAAATAACGAAACTAAGatgaaagacaaataaatgtcTTCTGTTCCACAGAAATGTATCCAAGCTGGATCATCGTGTTTTCTAAGCCTGCTCTCCACGACGGAGGTTAGCATCTCTGAGTTAGCGCTGATGCGTTTGCAGGCTGTTGGGCTTCGTTTTTGACGAGTCAGCGCTCTGAATAACCTTAATTCCAAACCTGAGTCGTTCTGAGGGGAAAAACCATCAGCGCCACAGTTGGCTAACATCGCTCTCCTCCAAACGCGTCGCTCTGTGACAGCGTAAAACTGTTATCCTCGTCTGGGGCCCGGATTAGCGCGCCTTTCCCCGAGTGGCGACGGACGAGGAGCTCAGGGAGCGTTTAGCTGAGCAGCTGAAGGATGTTGACAGGCGGACGCTCATGTTCTGCTTCCTTAAACGTGAACGTTTAAACCCAGACGCTGCTACGGTCGAGTTATTCGGGGAGAATTTCCCCGCCAAAATCAAGGCCCTTAAATCAACATTGAGTGTCATGAGCGCGCCCCGGTTCGGGGACGCACCGGCTCCTCGCTGGCGCCACCACCAGCGCAGAATTTCACGCGTGTTTGTTACCTGCAGCTCAAATAGACGCTGAGCCTGTTTGTTCTTTTCCTGCCGACATCACTTCTGTCCTTTATCCGCGGAGCGTTTTGGCGCCGTTGCAGCGCGTCGGCATCGCCCGTCCTCAGGGACGGGTGGACTTTGAGGACAGTTTGTCATGCTTTATGTGGGGAAACTGACACTTCAAAATGATAAATTCTGACAGTTTGTGCTGTTTTCACACCTGCCGCTAAGGTTTGGCACCGATGTCCAACTTTCCCGCCTGGAACGACAGGAATGTTGGGACACACCCACCTGCATGAGGGCGCCGACACTGTGCTCCTGTTTCAGTAACAATAGCGGGAGTAAACGTTGCCTTCAGATGTGCAGGATTACTGAACTGAGTGTTTTCTATTTATGCTGAGTCGTAGTGAAGTTCTGCTGACCTTGTACTGGATGTTGTGACGTTCCCGTGCTGACATTCCTCCGCCTGACTGTTCATGTTTGCGTGTTTACACTTCAAACGGACCTTTGAAACGCTGCAGCCGATCATACAAGTGCTGGATTTGTTTATCCATCAATGTGATGTTTTGTTGTTATTAGCCTGAGCTAGCATAACAGTTGGCAGTTATTGTAGCTTTATGTGCACTTGGAGAAATTTGTTTCGCTGAGTCGTGGTGACCTCAAAGGTCTCCTTAAAGCGTGGGGACAGGATGAGGGTGTTGGTTTAAGCTAGCTGTGGATGCTGGGAATGGAAAAGTCACGCTGTCCAAAAAAAGAAACGGCTGCACCTGCAAATGAAATTTGAGGCAGGAACGTTGAATCATGCCAGGAGATTAACTCCTGCAAGTCTGTGCAGCAAGAACCCATCCAACCGGTCCCCCGCGAGGGTGAGGTCACGCTCTGTGGGGAGTGGAATGCTCCCAGCAGCTTATGAAACAGCCTGGAGGAGGGGACACGTCCACCTCTCGTGTTGCTGCAGGTCAGGTGGACActgaatgatgtcatcactaAAGATGGCAGCTccttatctgcccccccccccccaaaaaacaacctgAAATGGCCCAAACCCGCTAGGATTAGCTTAGCTCTGTGGACATGTGGTCAATGTTTGGACTTTTCCACCTTTAAAACTGGAAATGTTTGTTCAAAACTTCATTTGTGTccctccaggaggaggaagaggaagtggtgattgaggaagatgatgaggaggaggaggaggaggtggaggtggaggaggtggagatcgTCAACGTCATACAGAACAGGGCGCCGCCGCCAGTGTTTGAGGTTACCAAGACGGAGGTCAGGGAGGCGCCGCAGCCGACCAAGCTGGACACGCGCTACTTCGGCGAGCTGCTGGCCGACGTCTACAGGAAGAACTGCGACATCCACTCCTGCATCAGCGAACACGTGGCCAAGATCCACGGGAAGTGAGTGCACGTTTGTCCTGCGTTCACGTCACAGCCTCTCCAGTGATTCACTGGTGATTCAGGGTGGAACATTCCAGTTCAGAAGCTCAATTCAGTCGGCGTGAATTGTTGTGTTCAGATGTTCCAGGTTAGTTGGAAAATGCAGCTTTGATTTTGTCCACACACATTCATTGTTTCTccttcctgcctgtgtgtgtgtgtgtgtgtgtgtgtgtgtgacaggaaacaCGAGCTGGAGTTGCAGAAGGACGACGTGGAGGATCTGCTCCCGAAAGGAGCCACTGAACTGACCAAGCAGCAGATCCGCTACCTGTTGCAggtgaggccccgcccacaaacCCGCCCACCCAAGCCTGTTTGGCTTCACCTGCTGCGGCCGTCCCCCGTAGGGCCCCCGTGGTCCTTTTCCACTCTTGTGGTTCATCAGCTGAGGATGatccgctcctcttcctcctcttcctccagactcGTCTCACGGCAGATAAGAGCATGCGTCTCCTGCTGTCCACCTTCAGCAGCCTGAGGGAGGAGCTGATGCACATGACCGAGGATCTGCGGGTCAGTTCGATTCTTCTGCTCGTTAAGACGAACcaatgtgatgatgatgatgatggtgatgatgatgatggtgatgatgatgatgaatgtgTGCAGCGTCTGGAGGCTGAGAAGGAGGGTCTGGAGAGAGATCTGAGCTTCAAAGCCGAACAGGCTCAACAGTATGACGGACTCCTGGAGGCCGTGAGGGAGAACAACCGGCAGCTGCAGGTGCAACACCtgtcttgtgtttgtgttgtagcTTTAGCTCCACCTGGTGGTGAGAATTTAAACGTAAAGGGAAAAAAGCGACAGTTTTTAGCTGTGTCAAAGGGCAATAATGAGGCTGACCGTTAGCGGTACAGGCTAATGCAGTACAGAATTGTCCCGCCTCCGTCCCCAGCTGTCCCTGAAGGAAACCATCACCGCCCAGCGCGATCTGGAGGGCCAGCTGGCGAGCTGCCGCAGCGCCGATTCCACCCGGGACTTCAAGACCAAAgagctggaggggaggctgagAGCGTTGGAGAAGGAGAACGAGATGCTGCGCCAGAAGGTAACGATGTTTCAGTCGCCGGCTGCTCGTTAGCTTAGCGCAGATAATGATAATGTGCGATGTATTAAACAACCTCTGAGAACCATTTTATTTTGGAGAAGTTTGACCCCAACAGGCCTCCGTAGTTAATGGACAACCAAAATGCTAATAGTTCTTCAGTGATCAGGAAAAGAGGCTCCTCCTTTATCTTCAGAAACATCTATTTTTAGATGAAACATTGAATGTTCTTCATGGGGCAGCAGATGTTGGGCTGGGGCCATCTGCTGCAAAGCATCGTGGGTAATAAATTCCTCCCcgtgtgtgtggagcagctggccggacagagcagcagctcgACGCTGCAGATCAAAACAGAAGAACTGTCCCGACAGTACCGAGACCAGCTGTCCACcatgagagaagagaaggatcGGGAGATTCAGCGGCTGAGGGTGAGAGTCActcgttagcatgttagcacagCCGGCCGTGGACTTCCTGTCTCGAGCGTCTGTCCTCAGAGGGgcggctgcagaaacacaacagcgACATTTCTCTCTAAAATAACCTGTTCTGGACGTGTGTCCGTCCTCAGACCCAGATCACCACCATCCAGAcggacaccagcagcaccaagtCCTCCGCAGAGAGGAGCCTCCAGCTGAAGATCTCAGAGCTGCTCGCCATGCTGGAGCAGCGGCAGACCACCATCACCCGGCAGGAGGAggtctgtccctgtccctcgcctctgtcccctgtcccctgtgcccgtccccccctctcctctgtccccttccctccctctcctctgtcccgtctccccgtctccctctcctgtccccttctctctcctctgacctttaaactctgtccctgtccctctctcctgtcccccctctgcctctcctgtcctcccgtCCATCTCTCTaatgtctgacctttgacctctgtcccCAGGAGATTCGTAAACTGATGCAGGAACGAAACGACAGCTCCAAGAACGTCACCAAGACCATCATCACCAagaggtcagacaggaagtgactgttGTCAGGCATCACCTGTGAACGTCTGAAGGTGAAACGACCCTCCTGGAACCGGTTCTTCTTCTCGTGCAGGTACAGGAACCAGTACCCGATGCTGGGTCTGCTGGGCGACGACTACCAGGCGACCTCGCCTGTCAAAGAAGCCAAGACCATCGTGATCGAGAGGACGGGAGAAATGATCAAGCAGGTAACCCACAACGATGACTAGAACAATGATCAGAGGGTTCTGAGAGTTCCAGGTGGGACCAGGACACCAGGTctactgctgccccctggtggttgtACGGCTGCACTGCAGAGCACCGAGACGGCTTTTTTGCCTATAAAACCACCTGTTACAGGGAATTTCTCTGAAATTCCCTCCAAGCCAGTGTCTCTGCTTTCCCACTTGCCATAAACGCAGCACGGGAGCCACAACATCAGTCATGTGAAACTAAATCGGTTTCTCCACGTGAGCGACCGTTAATCGAGCCGGCGATCCGCGTCTGTTCATCTTTGCTGAAGCTGAAACATCGGCTCGCCCGATAAtgactcacctgtgtgtgtttatttcaaaacaggaaATCATTACAACCCCTTAAAGACACTGCTTCTCTCCGACAGGAATGAGCGATCATCGGGGAGACCCAGACATCGTCCATCCCACTTTCCCTCCTGCATCCTCAGGGCTGCAGGCTGCTGGTGGTTCGACAAcattcccccccctccccccaaattGACATTGGCCAGTTTAAGATAGTTAAATGCCAAAAATGAGTCGGGCTTTCCTCACCTTTAAACGGTGAAAAAGTAGCGTAggccgcctctgattggctgctgcagaggccccgcccactctgcTCCAGGTAAACGTCCTTGTCTGATGAAGGTCTGATGAGACTGATGAAAAGGAAAAGGTCAACAGGACCGAGCAGAGTTTGTGATGCGAGCTAACATGCTAAGTTGCTAAGATCAGCATGTCCTGATTCGATCCTGTAGCTTAAATTTAACACTGAGCTAAcgtgctaaagctaaagctacgCTGCCCCCtacagcagcttctgcttttaAAGCTCACTTTGACTCTAACTTCCTGTGATTGTTTTCAGAATCTTCCATTTTTGATTATTGTTCGTTTAGTTTGGCTCTTCCGGGACGCCGTACTTCATCCTGTCAGTATTAAATGGGAGTAGGTAGCGTTCAAATCAGCCATTTGGGTGGGATAAACACCCCGAagtggacccaaaagcagcccAGGGTCCACTTCCCCTCAGCCACCACAGCCGTGTCAGCCCGGAGGACGAGGAGCCGTCGCCGTGGTTACGATTGTACTTACTGTAATATTtatgtttctctgtgtgtgtgaggctgtagctcctcctgcagctccggcCTCAAAATCCTTTGGGGAAAaatgtttttgggttgtttttttgttgtctgGATCGGAGGTGAGCGAGCGGGTTGGTGGgcatgtttgcttttgtttgttctgcATTTTTACATGTAGACGCACATGAGCGGCTTCGTGTCCACGTCAGGAACCTTTGGTGTTGGTTTGCTGAGCTCTTTTTAAGCTCTTTCTAAAAAATGACCCTTGATCACCCGACAGCACGCATGTTTAATTGTTTACATGCTGAAAAATGAAGGGCCGACGCTACAAAAAACTACAAAATGCTCTTTCAGTAAACCTTCATCCTATAAAAGgcaattatttattaatttatggTATAAAACTGAACCCAAAGATCAACACTGGTTCTCCGTGGACTCGGAgccatttgaatgtttttcctGAATGTCGACGGGAACTGTTGGGTTTGTTAGCATGCTGGAATCTTAAGTGTAGCCCGAGCTAACGACACCCAGGATATATTAATGGCGACATGAATTAACTGGTTGTGGCTAATCTGCAAatagatttttatattttcccaAGCAAACTTTATCACGTTCAAGTGTAGATTAATGACAGGAAGAACGATTCCGATTCCTCTTGTGATAATTAAAAGCTGACTTGAAGAAAGTGAACTCGTCTTGTAATCTGTCACCGGGAGCTGAATAACGGTGCCTTTATTCCAGCTGTTGTTCGGgcgtccagcaggtggcgctggtCCTCTGCAGGAGCCTCTGAACGAAGTCATTGATGCTCTGCAGGACTCGGGTGGTTCTCAACCATTTTGACTCCAGTCTGCCGCAGACGGAAGGTCCCGACACGGAAATCAAAGGAGATCAAAGGCTTTGATCAGGTTTTGGAACTGATCAACAGTCACAGGAACTGGGAGAAACATCCCAGCACCAAATGTTGAATTCAACACCCAGTCTCGctccgacctttgacctcagctcATCCAAAGCTAACAAACATTAGCGTCATCTATCCGACGCGATGCTTCCTGCGTCTCACGTGCGACAGCGGCAGGAAGAGCGAGGCTGCATTACCCACATCAAAGAGCAGCGTTAGCGGCCATAATCAATGTTTCCCCATTACAGCCGGGCCGCTCGCTCGCTAATCAGATCAATGGGCTTTATTGGCGTGAATGGAAGTCTCATTTCAATATCGACAAAAACattcagcagagcagcagagaaaaggtTTCTGGGTCTGTTGAAGTTTGATATTTGGGAACTTTTGTGTTggattctttatttattcaatttCAGTTGGCTCAAAAATACATTCAGCTCCTTTTATAGAGAGAAAATCAACAGATAATAGAAAAAAACTaatgaaaaagtaaaaataaaatcacagtcTCTctattttaccccccccccccccaccccgagcACGCAGGCCTATCGACCCCTCGCTCCCAGTAACCAGGCCCCATGCCTGGGGTCAGCGACCCAGTGGGGCCCCTCCCACCGAGGCTACAGGGTCAGAGAGTCTGTGTAACCATTTTCTCTGTATGGTTTGGCCCCGTCGTCACGGTTACACAAATGACCAAACATTTGGTAGTTTTTGGTGGCgcactgtgatgacatcacaccaCAGCTGCTGGTATCAATGGGGgggacattaaaaaacaaaaataaagcagtttgAACAGAGTTAGCATAAACGATCAGAGGGCGGGGCTGGACCACAGCAAACcttggggggggcggggggggggggggggttcttttttGACTACACAGTTCAGAACAGATACTGGAAGTGCTGGAAACCTGCAGAGCATCTGAGGATGGGtgccccccccacttccccccTCTAATGTCTGAGCTCTGGCTTGTTTCACTTAATTCTATCTATCCagctcctcatccatccatcagtgtctctgtctcttACACACtttctcccccccacacacatcctcttcctctctcattgTCTCTctctgaacaccccccccccccagaatggCTGAGCCGGTGAGTGTGGGTGAGCGGGCCGGCCACTGATGCACTCCTGGTCATTAATAAAAGTTTCATACACAGTCAGGAAATGCATTTGCGCCCCCgcggctgcagctcctctcagaCACAGGAAATGGGCGCTTGGCCACCGGCCAATCGAGCTATTTCAGGGGTTCGTCCGGAGCCAATCAAGCGAGGTCTGGTCAGCTAATGGACGGCGGCTTTGCTCCTCTACGCCCAAATATCACCAACAATCTCGCTTTTGTCGAGCCGAATGTAGCCTGAAAAACTAGCCGGTCCGTAAACGATCAACAAGCAAAATGTATGCTAACACATTAGCATATGCTACATTGTTGGGCTGGGGCCATTTGCTTAAGTAGCTAGCTACAGCTTTATCCACACTCAAGCTATCACAGGTGACGCGTGCTAACGATGCTGTGTGCTAATTTGGCTACAGGTCCAGATGACATCATAACTCACACagtttagccccgcccacaaaacacaaaatttaaatgtgtaatttaaaaatgtcatggatgggatcacacacacacacacacacacacacacacacacacacacacacacacacagaccgcCGATTGACATGGATCCCTGCCCGACCCAGAACATCCGTCCATCTCTCTTCATCACACATCAGTTCTTCTTCTACAGTTTCTAACTTTCAGACATTTCCCACAGATTTTAGTGCCAAATTcacattttctcctttatttaacTTCAGTTCACAAAGAACAAACCAACATAAACTGTCAACACAAGTCTGACGTAAATATTAGATTACTACAAAAaggcagcgccccctggtggacagtcTTAATCTTAAGTGAATGATGTGGAAAATAAGCAAAacataaaatgataaaatatagaaatattcCATTAAACTGCGGGTTTGGGGAGCATTCTGAGGGTTCGTCAGGTCGCAGAACTTTTAAAAGAATTTGCAACAATAAAACTGGATTTAAGAGGAATATTTTACTTTGTTTATCTTTTATCGTCTTCAGTCATCAGTTGGTTTCATCTCAGACATTTTCATCAACAGGAAGCTTCTCCATTAGACCAGTGTCCAGttaccttgtgtgtgtgtgtgtgtgtgtgtgtgtgtgtgtgtgtgtttctacacTTATGTGACTCACTGAAGTCCGGATGGTTGCAAGTTGCTGAGTAAGAGGGCAGATTAAACTAAATGTGcgtacacacccacacacacacacacacacacacgcacacacacgcacacacacacacacacacacggttcagATTACAGTCATGCAGCATATTGTTCATGATGTCACTCAACAGGAGAAACATGAATTGATGCCTCtgaaatgatgcagagaatTCTCTAAACGAGCAGCAACAGTGATGGGGTGAACACCGCCCCCCTGTGGCCGGAGGCCGCAACAAACTGCTCTCATTTAATTCAACTGCACATTGTTTCGATAAATATTTTCAGCAAAATCATCGATAGCAAAATTCATTCCATGTTTGGATTGAACGAATGGTGAAAgtcagcagagagagggagagagagagagagagggagggaacgggagagagagggaggaaacagagggagggagagagagggagggagagagagggagagagggagggggagagagagggagggagggagagagagagggagaggaggagagagagaggagagggggggaggaaacagagggaaggagggagagagagggggagggagagagagaggaagggagggagagagagagagagggggagggagagagagagagagagggagggagagggagggagagagggagggagagcagtcTGAGCTCCAGTCATTCATCCTTCAGACGGAGCagaaagagcagagcaggacagagcagctctgaaggggagagagggaagttCTGCATCTTCccgtctttaaaaaaaaaccaaccttcTGCATTTgttcctttcctcttttctcttgtttaaTTTCCGGGTGGAGAAACTTCCACTCGTCCAGCGGCAGAAGACACTTTTCCGACTAAAACAACGAGAACATCGTCTCAGACTTTTTGTCTGTGaagaggtgggaaaaaaaggtgtAGAGGAGGTGAAGCAGGACACTCAgagacctccaggaggaggaggaagaggaggaggaggaggagagcgcgTCACGTTGGGCGAGAGCATCCTCCCATTCCTGGACAGCGAGGACGACGTGTCTGCAGAACCTCTGAGAGCACCTGCCGACCCAACAATCCTCCCTGGAGCGCAGACGTTCCCCGGGACCGTCCACAACTTCTGAAGCGGCGTAGGGATATTTGAGAGCCGTCCATCTGTCGGACACGAGCGCGCCGCGGCAGGATGGACCAGCGTCCAATCAGAGGTAAGAACCGTCCGATGTGACGCTGCTGAGCACCGACGGATCAGAACCGACGCCGCTGGGAAACTTCCTGGAGAAACGGTCTGAACTTTGGTTGCTCCCGTGTGTCTGTCACGCAGCTGCCGACCCCCCCGAGTGGGTCCCAGATTAGCGCCAAAATAATCCCAATCTCGGCGTCGCAGCCTCGACCCAAACTTTCGAACCGACTCCAAACATTTTACCTCCGAACTTTAAACCTCTGAACCGAATCAGCTCGGATGATGAAACTTTAGAGGTGAGAGAATGATGTcaatgttgggggggggagggggggtgattgATTGTCCTCAAGGTCGGATGTAGAATGTCAATACCCATCTCCGCTTGGGTGggacggggggggtgggggtggggggttaaatGAGCACATGATGGGGAGGGTTAGAAGGGAAAAAAcctgaatggatggagggatgagggagagcGTTAGTACATgaatgggtggggggggggatgaccaCAGCAGGGTGATAATGCACCGGCTAATGCACTGGAGGACCACAGAGGGGTGGATAGAGGAAAACCTCAGAAGAAGAGTAAAAGACAGGAAGCCAGAAGAGAAAGaagcttttttccctccatctgaTGGAGTCCAGCAGCTGAACCCGACAGATGCAGTACCTCTAACTGCCACCAGGGGCAAAAATATTTGTtatcttttttatttgtttaccaAAACAACTAAAATTTAGTCAGAACAACAAACACTCACATGTGCAGTTGTTCAAAGCAACGTCAACATTCATGTAAATTTAGAACCGATTGATTATTCTACGTTTAAACTTGTTCATCTGCTCCCAAAATGGCCGTCTGTCGGACTGGCGCTCAAACGTCTttagaggaagaagaggagctaaAGATACATTTACCCCCCCAGTTTGTAGACGTGTTGGGGCACTTTTCTACTGAAATAACCCCATTATGAGTCAGAAACACTTAAATatacaaacaacacaaaaaacccccaaaacaaacctCAAAACTTCCTTTACAAGCTAATCCTCATCATCAGCTAATGCTAGCAAATATGCACCGAGGCCTCGCGTCAGCTCCCTTCCTTCACTTTCTCTCAGCTCACTCCACTTTGGTGTTATCACTCTTCGCATCGCCATCCTTCatcgcttccttccttcctctcgtCCTCCGTCTCCTCGCTGGACGTGGCGGCTCTGCGGCGTCTATTTCAGTCTTTCCGCTGGGGTCAGATTCAGCACATCCGGTATCTCATCCAGTTTATTGTCATTCAATCCTGCTGCGTTCCCCGAGGGCATCAGGAGGACGGCCCCCGGGTCTTAGTGCCTCTTtagcgcacgtg
This window harbors:
- the pof1b gene encoding protein POF1B isoform X3, coding for MSLRTSKTTTTYRTVKAVSPVSPVSPEPVTSTVVSARSASPLPYTVNGYETLRYLLPVQQQQQQQQFVLMQQPMVQQPMVHQTMVQQPMVHQTMVQQPMVQQVMTPVYLQNLQSLQHLSVSNQDSELLYLQQGAARSLSRNSSSVFSQSSSSLKSPEPSVEEEEEEEVVIEEDDEEEEEEVEVEEVEIVNVIQNRAPPPVFEVTKTEVREAPQPTKLDTRYFGELLADVYRKNCDIHSCISEHVAKIHGKKHELELQKDDVEDLLPKGATELTKQQIRYLLQTRLTADKSMRLLLSTFSSLREELMHMTEDLRRLEAEKEGLERDLSFKAEQAQQYDGLLEAVRENNRQLQLSLKETITAQRDLEGQLASCRSADSTRDFKTKELEGRLRALEKENEMLRQKLAGQSSSSTLQIKTEELSRQYRDQLSTMREEKDREIQRLRTQITTIQTDTSSTKSSAERSLQLKISELLAMLEQRQTTITRQEEEIRKLMQERNDSSKNVTKTIITKRYRNQYPMLGLLGDDYQATSPVKEAKTIVIERTGEMIKQVTHNDD